A part of Drosophila bipectinata strain 14024-0381.07 chromosome 3L, DbipHiC1v2, whole genome shotgun sequence genomic DNA contains:
- the geko gene encoding uncharacterized protein geko isoform X3, whose protein sequence is MALIDTAWRVRFMIFVVVSLLLVGDLFGYGGIRPSPADHHSVVRRSAGAAGAGVGAGGAPTGPAAAAASKFQAKNAEIDISEAQALKPGMAVVTGASLKTKSQLTDTIKESCLPKMLCELASKPEYQLSEKERELLRLIRSPTMPWMMNMPPSKWYFAAHMGELMRHTGDNLSGPMGCANLWPNCPISSKKLMKLSYKVRV, encoded by the exons ATGGCTCTCATTGACACCGCTTGGCGAGTCCGCTTCATGATTTTTGTGGTCGTCTCCCTGCTGTTGGTGGGCGATCTTTTTGGCTACGGTGGCATTAGGCCATCCCCCGCCGACCACCACTCGGTGGTGCGCCGCAGCGCCGGGGCGGCGGGTGCCGGCGTGGGGGCGGGCGGTGCCCCAACGGGTCCAGCGGCTGCCGCGGCCAGCAAGTTTCAGGCGAAGAATGCAGAAATCGATATATCCGAAG CTCAGGCTCTAAAGCCGGGAATGGCTGTGGTTACTGGGGCTAGCCTGAAGACCAAGTCCCAGCTCACGGACACCATCAAGGAGTCGTGTCTGCCAAAGATGCTCTGTGAATTGGCGTCCAAGCCGGAGTACCAACTCAGCGAGAAGGAGCGAGAACTACTGAGACTGATAAG ATCTCCAACCATGCCCTGGATGATGAATATGCCACCAAGCAAATGGTACTTTGCTGCCCACATGGGCGAACTAATGCGCCACACTGGCGATAATCTCAGTGGACCCATGGGATGTGCCAACCTGTGGCCCAATTGCCCCATTAGCTCCAAGAAACTAATGAAACTCAGCTATAAAGTTCGCGTCTAA
- the LOC108120396 gene encoding reticulon-1-A gives MELEAVSNPVSQDQLKIEEKIANIKSGLRKELINLVMWRDWRKTLVALMILQAIIFDLTYKSVISVLSIPAFTTLVVMIGYRVYVQIRQWMANSPKTANPYQSYLDMDIFISEEVAQQIALLLATEANSFHKKLISLMVGEKPLESAKWVGILATAAFVGEIFNATTVMQLGLIVLFSLPKLYEWKQPISDFHAQACQKLKKWADSFDTQLQTKTHPNGDSVKELQKVHNVIKKTIVLIKEAKKSQPNCNTEEVMKIEISAEAFEKLDDSWNPDDYPVVVKNE, from the exons atgGAATTGGAAGCCGTTTCAAATCCTGTTTCGCAGGATCAGCTGAAGATAGAAGAGAAGATCGCCAACATTAAATCCGGCCTTCGCAAGGAGCTGATTAACTTGGTGATGTGGCGCGACTGGCGTAAGACGTTGGTTGCTCTTATGATACTGCAAGCTATCATCTTTGATCTCACCTACAAGTCAGTAATCAGTGTGTTGAGCATTCCGGCTTTCACTACCCTCGTCGTAATGATTGGGTACCGGGTCTATGTCCAGATCCGCCAGTGGATGGCCAACTCGCCAAAAACGGCGAATCCCTACCAGAGCTACCTAGATATGGACATCTTCATATCCGAGGAGGTGGCCCAACAGATTGCTCTTCTGCTGGCCACCGAGGCTAACAGCTTCCATAAGAAGCTGATATCTCTGATGGTGGGGGAAAAGCCTTTGGAATCGGCCAAGTGGGTTGGCATCCTGGCTACGGCGGCTTTTGTGGGTGAGATCTTTAATGCGACTACGGTTATGCAACTGG GGCTAATAGTTCTTTTCTCATTACCAAAACTTTATGAGTGGAAGCAACCAATCTCTGACTTCCACGCTCAGGCTTGTCAAAAACTCAAAAAGTGGGCTGATTCGTTTGACACCCAATTACAAACTAAAACCCATCCCAATGGAGATTCCGTAAAAGAACTTCAGAAAGTTCacaatgtaattaaaaaaacaattgttttaattaaggAAGCTAAAAAATCTCAACCCAATTGTAACACCGAAGAAGtgatgaaaattgaaattagtGCTGAAGCTTTTGAGAAATTAGACGACTCCTGGAATCCAGACGACTATCCAGTGGTCGTAAAGAACGAATAA
- the Cyp312a1 gene encoding probable cytochrome P450 312a1 yields the protein MFWLGFGLLFIALLLYLLYAFEYQTRIDRLTHNWPAPPSLPIIGHLHILWGLAGPNPIRRATELTTTHMKDHRLKLWMGTKLYLLDCNPKDIQALGSAQQLLQKPADYSVFENWLGEGIFTSGFEKWSHRRKIVMPAFNYAMINQFVKVFEKQSRILVDRLGDFSISGEPVDYFYVISCFTLDTICATALGVSANAQLNEKSDFLNAVKKILIIIDIKLKNIFYRNGQIFKFTRHFQREKELLKTLHGFTEEIVQRRLEELRQDEQNRNVTSLDATDLEDDRQTKCYLDTLFQATGPDGQPLSTKDIREEVDTIIFGGFDLTANALNFFMYNMTMHPEFQARCREEVWAVCGRDTSEPITLDQVRKLDFVEACIKESLRMYPPGPLVVRKATANCQINDFFIPKGANVLISSLYMGRCKEFFPDPMTFKPDRWASGAEPKIDASTFIPFMKGARSCMGQRYVMVMMKLAMAHLLRNYLFEPLGERQEKLKCSFTIMLQTVEPYRCRVRKIE from the exons ATGTTCTGGCTCGGTTTCGGTCTTCTGTTTATTGCCCTGCTCCTGTACCTGCTCTATGCCTTTGAGTATCAGACCAGGATCGATCGGCTAACCCACAACTGGCCGGCACCACCTTCATTGCCCATCATCGGGCACCTACACATCCTGTGGGGCCTAGCGGGCCCGAATCCTATTCGCCGGGCCACCGAATTGACAACCACCCACATGAAGGATCATCGTCTCAAACTTTGGATGGGCACCAAGCTGTATCTGTTGGATTGCAATCCGAAGGACATTCAGGCCTTGGGCAGTGCGCAGCAACTTTTGCAAAAGCCCGCCGACTACAGTGTGTTTGAGAACTGGCTGGGCGAGGGAATCTTTAccagtggtttcgagaaatgGTCCCATCGTCGGAAAATAGTAATGCCGGCTTTTAACTATGCCATGATAAATCAGTTTGTGAAAGTTTTTGAAAAGCAGTCACGGATTCTAGTGGACAGATTGGgcgatttctccatttctgGGGAACCTGTGGATTATTTCTATGTGATTTCCTGCTTTACTTTGGACACGATATGCGCAACAGCTTTGGGGGTTTCAGCTAATGCCCAGTTGAATGAGAAATCAGATTTTCTCAATGCGGTTAAAAA AATCCTTATCATCATCGACATAAAGCTGAAGAATATTTTCTATCGCAATGGCCAAATATTTAAGTTTACTAGACACTTTCAAAGAGAAAAGGAACTCTTGAAAACTCTACATGGCTTTACGGAAGAAATCGTCCAAAGGCGCTTGGAAGAGCTGAGACAGGACGAGCAGAACCGAAATGTTACGTCTTTGGACGCCACTGACTTGGAGGATGATCGTCAAACAAAGTGTTATTTGGACACTCTCTTTCAAGCCACGGGTCCGGATGGTCAACCATTGTCAACAAAGGACATTCGCGAGGAGGTGGACACCATTATCTTTGGAGGCTTTGATCTCACGGCCAACGCTCTTAATTTCTTCATGTACAACATGACCATGCATCCGGAGTTCCAGGCGCGTTGCCGGGAAGAGGTGTGGGCGGTGTGTGGGCGAGACACCAGTGAACCTATTACGCTAGACCAAGTACGCAAACTGGATTTCGTAGAGGCTTGCATAAAGGAGTCACTGAGGATGTATCCTCCGGGTCCACTGGTAGTTAGAAAAGCCACTGCCAATTGTCAGATTA ATGATTTTTTTATACCTAAGGGCGCCAATGTACTGATCTCGTCCCTTTACATGGGACGTTGTAAGGAATTCTTTCCGGATCCCATGACTTTCAAGCCGGATCGGTGGGCTAGTGGAGCTGAGCCAAAAATCGATGCCTCCACGTTCATACCCTTTATGAAGGGAGCGCGGAGTTGTATGGGCCAGCGATACGTCATGGTGATGATGAAGTTGGCTATGGCGCACCTCCTGAGAAACTACCTGTTTGAGCCTCTGGGGGAGCGACAGGAGAAACTGAAGTGCAGCTTCACCATCATGCTGCAAACCGTGGAACCCTATCGCTGCCGAGTTAGAAAAATCGAATGA
- the LOC108120393 gene encoding uncharacterized protein, with protein MERKSYSAEYFEKALAKAYGCEKLRVENFNIEVVSQSGENFCSVIYRVALKFRRSPDNDLESGKYILKDLLPGVAELGTNEKQMYEEFLPEMTKILNKCSPEFGERKLSADCLLTEIAAGKEIYLLEDLCDLGYSSLDRFQGVGLKDAKVCLRKLAQFHGASMVLCQEQPEFVAKLAPSHYADGVSDHFSKALVLDGAEFTANYFADELPEISRKMKAQIPEAYEQIMKDVVNPKNSKLNAIVHGDVWVNNMMFNRPDEKAILVDFQNCFWGSPAVDLYFFFYTSLRIDVLLHQQDEILSDYFEHLIKTLNYCGFVGALPTFSDLKYEMERCLHYGYYAVCCELPICCASPEASANFNLLNLMGYPEKMEAKRKELFNSERVRKTVKTSLLEFEQRGILEKH; from the exons ATGGAACGGAAAAGCTATAGTGCggaatattttgaaaaagctTTAGCCAAAGCTTACGGTTGTGAAAAACTGCGGGTGGAAAATTTCAATATCGAAGTTGTGAGCCAGAGCGGCGAGAACTTTTGCAGCGTTATCTATAGAGTGGCCTTAAAGTTCCGCCGATCGCCCGATAATGATTTGGAATCTGGAAAATATATACTTAAAGACCTCCTCCCCGGAGTGGCCGAACTGGGCACAAACGAGAAGCAGATGTATGAGGAATTTCTTCCAGAAATGAcaaagattttaaataaatgttcgCCGGAATTCGGGGAACGAAAACTAAGCGCAGA TTGCCTGTTGACTGAAATCGCTGCCGGAAAAGAAATATACCTCCTGGAGGATTTGTGCGATTTGGGTTATTCCTCGTTGGATCGGTTTCAAGGAGTAGGCCTGAAAGACGCCAAAGTTTGCCTGCGAAAGTTGGCACAGTTTCATGGCGCTTCGATGGTTTTGTGCCAAGAGCAACCAGAGTTTGTGGCTAAACTGGCGCCCTCCCACTATGCTGACGGGGTTTCAGACCACTTTTCAAAGGCCCTCGTCCTTGACGGTGCTGAGTTCACAGCCAATTATTTTGCTGATGAACTGCCAGAAATTTCAAGGAAAATGAAAGCCCAAATACCAGAGGCATATGAACAAATAATGAAAGACGTTGTCAAtccgaaaaattcaaaactgAATGCGATTGTACATGGTGATGTGTGGGTTAATAATATGATGTTCAACAGGCCTGATGAAAAAGCAATACTG gttgattttcaaaattgtttttgggGCAGTCCGGCTGTTGACTTGTACTTTTTCTTCTACACCAGCCTGCGGATAGACGTTCTACTCCATCAACAAGATGAGATTTTAAGTGACTATTTTGAACACCTAATCAAGACCCTCAACTATTGTGGCTTTGTTGGTGCCTTGCCGACCTTCAGTGATTTGAAATACGAGATGGAACGATGTTTGCATTATGGATACTACGCTGTGTGCTGTGAACTTCCTATATGTTGTGCCTCACCGGAAGCCAGTGCCAATTTcaatttacttaatttaatgGGTTATCCAGAGAAGATGGAGGCGAAACGAAAAGAGTTATTTAATTCGGAACGAGTACGTAAAACGGTCAAGACCAGCCTGTTGGAATTCGAACAGAGAGGAATACTGGAAAAACATTAA
- the geko gene encoding uncharacterized protein geko isoform X2: protein MALIDTAWRVRFMIFVVVSLLLVGDLFGYGGIRPSPADHHSVVRRSAGAAGAGVGAGGAPTGPAAAAASKFQAKNAEIDISEAAQALKPGMAVVTGASLKTKSQLTDTIKESCLPKMLCELASKPEYQLSEKERELLRLIRSPTMPWMMNMPPSKWYFAAHMGELMRHTGDNLSGPMGCANLWPNCPISSKKLMKLSYKVRV from the exons ATGGCTCTCATTGACACCGCTTGGCGAGTCCGCTTCATGATTTTTGTGGTCGTCTCCCTGCTGTTGGTGGGCGATCTTTTTGGCTACGGTGGCATTAGGCCATCCCCCGCCGACCACCACTCGGTGGTGCGCCGCAGCGCCGGGGCGGCGGGTGCCGGCGTGGGGGCGGGCGGTGCCCCAACGGGTCCAGCGGCTGCCGCGGCCAGCAAGTTTCAGGCGAAGAATGCAGAAATCGATATATCCGAAG CAGCTCAGGCTCTAAAGCCGGGAATGGCTGTGGTTACTGGGGCTAGCCTGAAGACCAAGTCCCAGCTCACGGACACCATCAAGGAGTCGTGTCTGCCAAAGATGCTCTGTGAATTGGCGTCCAAGCCGGAGTACCAACTCAGCGAGAAGGAGCGAGAACTACTGAGACTGATAAG ATCTCCAACCATGCCCTGGATGATGAATATGCCACCAAGCAAATGGTACTTTGCTGCCCACATGGGCGAACTAATGCGCCACACTGGCGATAATCTCAGTGGACCCATGGGATGTGCCAACCTGTGGCCCAATTGCCCCATTAGCTCCAAGAAACTAATGAAACTCAGCTATAAAGTTCGCGTCTAA
- the geko gene encoding uncharacterized protein geko isoform X1: MALIDTAWRVRFMIFVVVSLLLVGDLFGYGGIRPSPADHHSVVRRSAGAAGAGVGAGGAPTGPAAAAASKFQAKNAEIDISEEHDFNEFSAAAQALKPGMAVVTGASLKTKSQLTDTIKESCLPKMLCELASKPEYQLSEKERELLRLIRSPTMPWMMNMPPSKWYFAAHMGELMRHTGDNLSGPMGCANLWPNCPISSKKLMKLSYKVRV; encoded by the exons ATGGCTCTCATTGACACCGCTTGGCGAGTCCGCTTCATGATTTTTGTGGTCGTCTCCCTGCTGTTGGTGGGCGATCTTTTTGGCTACGGTGGCATTAGGCCATCCCCCGCCGACCACCACTCGGTGGTGCGCCGCAGCGCCGGGGCGGCGGGTGCCGGCGTGGGGGCGGGCGGTGCCCCAACGGGTCCAGCGGCTGCCGCGGCCAGCAAGTTTCAGGCGAAGAATGCAGAAATCGATATATCCGAAG AGCACGATTTTAACGAGTTCTCCGCAGCAGCTCAGGCTCTAAAGCCGGGAATGGCTGTGGTTACTGGGGCTAGCCTGAAGACCAAGTCCCAGCTCACGGACACCATCAAGGAGTCGTGTCTGCCAAAGATGCTCTGTGAATTGGCGTCCAAGCCGGAGTACCAACTCAGCGAGAAGGAGCGAGAACTACTGAGACTGATAAG ATCTCCAACCATGCCCTGGATGATGAATATGCCACCAAGCAAATGGTACTTTGCTGCCCACATGGGCGAACTAATGCGCCACACTGGCGATAATCTCAGTGGACCCATGGGATGTGCCAACCTGTGGCCCAATTGCCCCATTAGCTCCAAGAAACTAATGAAACTCAGCTATAAAGTTCGCGTCTAA
- the mus304 gene encoding ATR-interacting protein mus304 — protein sequence MASKRFGPMKDFARAKKPRLDVSVTRASTRPSPPKTMMDFWDDDDDVILMATQRVEAEIEAEERKKKAETENNSEITFTEFAPMVHGTTSTQQLFPPPAPPPAKKSTTMDMDAIFADDDDFDFLAVTLMDSEPMKLPDSKPSTSKSQMETRTTNISIQQKTTTATIVTATQSRQQEHQIKFLMDRIEALKRVNTRLEKDLCDSNEQNEIKSGEVSLLREQLKHVRQQLQSTKMEKLALADETNRDCSKKVAEAAKQVAAKDIELKMKNAEYTKLKIQQKAHEKSMNMSMNMSMLQAGPDPSEQRSMLRLNKLNIHRSVSRLKTDNGSVFEYGEEQHRGQKQRTLFELELKRLLLCFAQLQAQPESVEALIPRILSSTGNVFAEFSSYSHSLEFPNNCMLYPYNPYNLDEPVHRVSLSQQSSLYENERALLLRRYIATLALIFRNQERIAKAFLEGQHDGIELLEIVVEAVVKLGFSYEVSEHFGLLEALAFLLNSLMQSEELPPEKDELLFDLLKQLVFTRPSPWIFGELSTCLVSALRHPQMLAKMCVKSPRSCFVSDRVRSVYRFGPDSCFLQVYAGLLELCFFSETPLRQDHLQLLLQIGGNHVHFAFECFKNPPDFIMEKLPYFADDDESDMGDGTIMKSGITMQASISNGSTLASNSNLNINSNSNSSSSQQSKVNDCECYTKLCLSVVTLVFQMLHQWMLHQRKLGTEQVSEISRIAVHLLTLVFHEYYLTSLFRDSEETTKHYLSLICNWWCEYADLLGFQPIHLRLLNQLAKSHFMLKPLHQETNPKNPGNDLAEWSRIVKNADAKTSARSAQSRNPCKLLDIDFFSGLKRVDYTFE from the exons ATGGCTTCGAAGCGTTTTGGCCCTATGAAGGACTTTGCGCGGGCCAAAAAGCCCCGTCTGGATGTCAGCGTAACCCGGGCATCCACACGGCCAAGCCCGCCGAAGACCATGATGGATTTTTGggatgacgacgacgatgtCATCCTGATGGCCACTCAGAGGGTGGAGGCGGAAATCGAGGCGGAGGAGCGAAAGAAGAAGGCGGAGACAGAGAATAACAGCGAAATTACCTTCACTGAGTTTGCTCCTATGGTCCATGGAACAACCAGTACCCAGCAACTATTTCCACCTCCTGCGCCGCCACCTGCCAAGAAATCTACGACTATGGACATGGATGCCATCTTTGCCGACGATGacgattttgattttcttgCTGTTACGCTCATGGACAGTGAGCCTATGAAGCTGCCGGACAGCAAACCTAGCACCAGTAAAAGTCAAATGGAAACCAGGACAACCAACATCAGTATACAACAGaaaacaacaactgcaacaatCGTGACTGCCACACAATCCCGGCAGCAGGAGCACCAAATCAAGTTCCTCATGGACCGTATCGAAGCTTTAAAGCGGGTTAACACAAGGCTGGAAAAAGATCTTTGCGATAGCAACGAACAGAATGAGATTAAGTCGGGAGAG GTGAGTTTGCTTCGCGAACAACTGAAGCACGTTCGACAACAACTGCAGTCCACAAAGATGGAGAAACTCGCCCTGGCTGATGAAACGAACCGGGATTGTAGCAAAAAAGTTGCCGAAGCGGCCAAACAAGTAGCCGCCAAAGATATTGAGCTAAAAATGAAGAACGCTGAGTACACAAAGCTTAAAATTCAACAGAAAGCCCACGAAAAGAGTATGAATATGAGTATGAACATGAGCATGCTGCAGGCAGGCCCAGATCCCTCGGAGCAGCGTTCAATGCTGCGTCTCAATAAGCTAAACATACACAGATCGGTTTCCAGGTTGAAAACCGATAATGGTAGTGTGTTTGAGTATGGAGAGGAGCAGCATCGGGGTCAAAAGCAAAGAACCCTTTTCGAGCTAGAGCTGAAAAGGTTGTTGCTTTGCTTTGCTCAGCTGCAAGCTCAACCGGAATCAGTGGAAGCCCTCATACCAAGGATACTCTCCTCAACAGGGAATGTTTTCGCAGAATTTTCTTCGTATTCCCATAGTCTGGAGTTCCCTAACAACTGCATGCTATATCCCTACAATCCATATAATCTGGACGAGCCAGTTCATCGTGTATCGCTGTCTCAGCAGAGTAGTCTTTACGAGAATGAGCGTGCCTTGCTTTTAAGGCGCTACATTGCCACATTGGCCTTAATATTTCGGAATCAGGAGAGAATTGCCAAGGCTTTTTTGGAAGGGCAACACGATGGAATTGAATTGTTGGAAATAGTCGTTGAAGCTGTTGTAAAGCTAGGATTTTCGTACGAGGTCAGCGAGCATTTCGGACTTCTCGAAGCTTTagcttttttattaaacagtCTTATGCAAAGCGAAGAGCTTCCCCCAGAAAAGGATGAACTATTGTTTGATCTGCTCAAACAGTTGGTCTTCACTCGTCCCAGTCCGTGGATTTTTGGTGAGCTCAGTACCTGCCTTGTAAGCGCTCTTCGACATCCTCAGATGTTGGCGAAGATGTGTGTAAAAAGCCCAAGGAGCTGCTTTGTATCAGACCGCGTACGATCAGTTTATCGCTTCGGACCAGACTCCTGCTTTTTGCAAGTCTATGCGGGGCTACTGGAGCTCTGCTTCTTCAGTGAAACACCTCTGAGGCAGGACCACCTTCAGTTGCTTCTTCAAATTGGAGGCAACCATGTGCACTTTGCTTTTGAATGCTTTAAGAATCCACCAGATTTCATAATGGAAAAGCTTCCGTACTTTGCCGACGACGATGAGTCGGATATGGGTGATGGCACGATAATGAAATCAGGAATCACTATGCAGGCATCGATCTCGAATGGCTCCACCCTGGCATCTAATTCGAATTTAAACATCAATTCAAATTCCAATTCAAGTTCATCGCAGCAGAGCAAAGTCAACGACTGTGAATGTTATACGAAACTGTGCCTTAGTGTCGTTACGTTGGTGTTCCAGATGTTGCATCAGTGGATGCTGCACCAGAGAAAATTGG GAACTGAGCAAGTTAGCGAGATATCCCGAATCGCCGTACATCTTCTGACCCTAGTCTTCCATGAGTATTATCTGACTTCTTTATTCCGGGACTCCGAGGAGACGACAAAGCACTACTTAAGCCTGATTTGCAACTGGTGGTGCGAATATGCGGATTTACTGGGCTTCCAGCCAATACATT TGCGATTGTTAAATCAGCTAGCAAAGTCCCACTTCATGCTGAAACCCCTTCACCAGGAAacaaaccccaaaaatccAGGCAACGACCTGGCCGAGTGGAGTCGAATTGTAAAGAATGCAGATGCCAAAACATCAGCCCGGTCAGCCCAGTCAAGAAATCCTTGTAAGCTTCTCGACATAGACTTCTTTTCGGGCCTAAAAAGGGTTGATTATACATTTGAATAG